In Anabaena sphaerica FACHB-251, the DNA window GTATTTGAACCAACTTTTAAAAAATAGATCGCAACTATTTGAGTATCAGACACTATGCGTCCCTTTACATTTACTTTTGATGCCAGTCTTGAAGTATACGAGCAGTCAAAGCAGTATCTTGAAGAACATCTAGAAATAGCCAGTAAATTATCAGAATTAGCATGGACATACCAGAGTCTTGGCAAAGTTATTCCTATGACCACAGAAAATATGTTTTCTGGACATTTTTTCCCTTGGCATGATTCATGGGAAGAAATTCAGGTTTCATATAATCTCTGTCTACTAGGTTTCTATAAACAGGCAATGATCTCATTGCGTAGTAGCTTCGAGTTAGGTCTTTTATCTGTGTATTGGAATTTGAAAGATGATGGTCATGAAGTTATCCAAAACTGGCTTCAATCACGGAAAAACACTCCTCCTTTTCGTGATATTTGGCGAAAAATTGAGCAACATCCCAACTTTACCATTTATCAAAACAAGCATAATATCAAACAGAGGCTGCTTGATCTCGGATACTTTCACGATTATGTTCATGCAAAAGGAAAGAAATTCTCAACTACTATTGGCATTCTAAAATCCAATAAACAAACTTTTGAGCAAAGAGGTTTTAATAAATGGGTAGATGCCTATGAAGAGATAATTAAAATACTATCTATTTTGCATTTGATTAAGTATCCAGTAAGTGTTATTCGTTTCGATTACTCCGCCAAATTCGGTATTGATATACCAGGTTTTGGAGGATTGGATGAATTAGAAGTAGATAGATTAGAAAAAACTATTGGTGAGGATGCTTTTGAATCTATCCAATTAATTGCGGACTCAGACTCTACTGTTCAAGATTTAATTATTTGGATTAAAAGTTTACCGAATATCTCAGAGGAAAAAGTTCAGAATCAAATGATCGAGAATGACAAATCATTTATTCTAGGCATGGGATTTGACAATTGGGTGAATATGATGAAACCAAATGTAGATCAGTTTTCTGAACATGAAAGGGAACTTTACGAGCAACGAGTAGAGCATTTGCGCCCGTGGGCGAAAGAAAATGGTTATTAAAAGTGCGATCACTCCCCATAAATTCCTTTCAATTAACTCAATGGTGAGAGCGATAGCTGCGCTCGCCGTAGGCATCGCTTATCCTAGAAAAAAACAAGAACTTGAGCGTCGCATTACTGATTATGAAGCAAATCTAGATAATGTCATGACATGGGAGGAAATTAAAACTTCAATTAGAGGAAAACAATGAATTACGTCCTTGTTTTTCGTCCAGAAGTTCGTGAAGAACTAGATGAGGTGTATATATGGTATCAAAATCAGCAAGCAGGACTTGGTGATGAGTTTTTAGACTTGTAGATGAAATGCTAAATCGCATTTGTTAAATACCCGAATCTTGTGCAGTAGTATATCTTGATGTGCGACGGGCGGTAGCGCGGCGTTTTCCTTATGGTATATATTATCGAATTGTATCTAGTCGTGTGATTGTAACAGCAATTTTTCACAGTCGAAGAGATCCAAAATCATGGCAAAAGCGAACCTAAAAAAATAGTCGGTGCGATCGCCTACGGAAATATGCCTAAAGATAGATAGTTAAAATCACACACTTGTACACTTGTAACCAATGATAAAGAAGTGTAGAAAATTACATGAACTTGGGAACTTGTAGCTATGCCTAAAGTCATATAGGAAATCTAACTAAAGTAACCTATTTGACTAAAGGATCTCAATGTCGCACAAGTCTTCGTTCACTTCGTTTTGCAAAGATGTGTTAACAGTTACAAGCCTCTCTGTTGTAGCTGTGATGTCTGTTCCCACTGATGTTTTCTCTTTAACAAGGGAAATAGCCAATTTACAACCAGATAAGACGCTTGAAAAATCCGGGCTAGAAACCAACTTATTGACAAATAAATTGGGTGGAGAGGAATCAAATTTTTTCCTAGCTAAAAAAGATAAAGATGATGATGATAAGAATAATCGTCGCAGAGGTGATGATGATGACGACGATGACGACGATGACGACGATGACGACGATGATGACGATGATAAAAAGAATCGTCGCAGAGATTATGATAACGATCACAAGTATCATAACCAAGACCACAGGGGAGAATATCATCGTTCCTCAAAATACTATCGCGTCAAAGATTGGAATTGCTTCTTCAAAGTAGGAAGGTTAGTTAATTCCAAAACAAAAGCGTTAGTTGTACATCTAGATATCCTAGAAAAACCAGTTACTAAATACGCAAATGTAGTCTACACAGTCTACGCTCGTCAAAATAATCGTTGGGTGCAATTTTACAGCACTACCGGAGCAAGACTGATTGAAAATAAAGGAGGAAAATTCTTCTTAGCCCCAGAAGTAATCGAATTTAGTAAACTGCGACTCGATAATATTAACTTATCGAAGTCAGATTTAAGATTTGTCACGCAAATTCGCTATGATAGCAATACCAAACGTGACGAAAGATTGGTATTTGAAGATGTCTGGAATTATAGCTCAATTAGCGAAATTAGTAGCATTACTCAGCTAACCACTGTCAGTGCAACAACAACTACAAGCACTCAAACAGGTAGTTATAACAACAACTATAACAGACGTGATAACGATGATGATCGTCGCCGAATTGAAGCGCGAAGAGAAGACAAAAAAGAAGAAAAACGTTACTCATCCAAAGCCTTCAGAGTCCAAGGTTGGAATGGCTCTTTTAAGGTAAACAGATTAGTTAATTCTAATCAAAGAGCTTTAGTTCTGTATCTAGATATCCTGGACAAACCAGCTACTAAATATGCAAATGTACTCCACACAGTTTACGCTCGTCAAAACAATAGCTGGGTAAAATGTTACAGCACTACTGAAACTAAAAGGATTCAAAAAAAAGGTAAAAAATACTTTTTAAACCCAGAAGTAATCCAATTTAGTAGACTGAGATTAGGTAATGTTGACTTATCAAGGTCAGACCTAAGAGTTGTCACAGAAATTCTTTATGATCTCAAAGGAAACCGAGAGGAAAGATTAGTATTGGAAGATGTTTGGAATTATAGTTCAATTACTGAAATTAATAGCATCAGTCAGCTAGATGTTGTCAGCTATTAACTATTTAATGAGAGAATGAATTACAAAATTTAGTTCCTCTCATCATACTGTCAGGGTTTAGCAATGCTAAACCCCTACTGTATAACTAAGGATACAAACCCCTATCAGTCAAAGCTTGGGCTACTCTACCTACACCCAGCGTATAAGCCGCCAGCCGTAAATTCACCCGTCGCGCCTGTGCTTGTTGAATCACTTGACGGTAAGCATTCACCATCAAATGCTCCATTTCCCGGTTCACTCTTTCTTCGTCCCAGAACAAGTAAGAAAGACCTTGTACCCATTCCAGATAACTCACCACCACACCACCAGCATTAGCTAAAATATCCGGTAAAACCGTCACACCACGGGCTTCTAGGACTCGGTTGGCTTCCAGAGTCACAGGTCCATTAGCAGCTTCAGCAACAAACTGCGCTTGAATGTGATCAACATTTTCTTCCGTAATTTGATTTTCTAAAGCTGCGGGAATTAATACATCACAAGGTAAAGTTAATAAGTCTGCGTTACTAATTGGTGTAGCTTGGGGAAATCCTACCACACTCCGATGATTTTCAGCAGCGTAGGCTTTCAACGCCGGAATATCAAGACCAGTTTCCGAAAATACACCCCCAGCACCACTAGAAACAGCAATAATTTTCGCTCCTTCCTGGTGTAACAATTCAGCCGCAGCACCGCCTACATTACCGAAACCTTGAATGGCAATTCGCACACCTGGAAGGGATCTACCTTGATCCGCCAATGCTTCACGGACAATAATCATTACACCGCGTCCAGTGGCCATTTCCCGACCGAGAGAACCACCGACGGAAAGCGGCTTACCTGTCACAATCCCCGGTACAGCATGACCGACATTCACAGAATAAGTATCCATCATCCACGCCATTTCACGGGCAGATGTACCCATATCCGGGGCTGGTATATCCACTGATGGTCCAATGTCTTTAATTAATTCACTGATATAACGCCGGCTGATTCTTTCTAATTCCCCAACACTGTATTTTTTCGGATCTATGGGAATTCCACCTTTTGCACCACCGTAAGGAATACCCAACAACGCACATTTCCAAGTCATTAACATGGCTAAAGCGGAGACTTCCCGCAATGTCACCGCCGGATGGTAACGAATACCACCTTTATAGGGTCCTAAAATATCGGAATGTTGCACCCGATGTCCCGCTAAAACCCGCACTTCCCCATTATCCATTTTTACGGGTATGGAAACAGTGACGACTTTACGGGGATGGCTGAGAATTTCTAATAAACCTGGATCTAATTTTAATTCTTTAGCAGCCCATTCTAAATAGCTACAAGCTTGGTCAAACGGGCAAATATGCGCTGGAGAGTGATTTTCCCACACTGGGCGAGAGGTTGTAACCATAACATTTACTCCTCATCACGGTATTTTGGTGAACCGGATATGTATGGTTAGCTTACCCTGGTTTTTCAAAAAAATATCAATTTTGTAGTTTCTGTTACAATTTTATATAGATTTTTGTGTATGCCAATAACTGCTCTGCTTAAAGGAACAAATGTTTTACAATTATTTAAGTTTTATTAAGTAAGTTAAACACAAAATGAAAACCCAAGCAACCAAATCACAAAATCAATTACCTTTACCACCTGGAAACTTAGGTTTACCTGTCATTGGTGAAACAATTAGTTTTTTAAGTGATCCAGATTTTGCCACCAAAAGACAAAAGAAATACGGTAACATTTTTAAAACTAATCTATTTGGCTCTCCCACGATTATGATGATAGGAGCAGAAGCCAATCGCTTTATATTTAGCGGTGAAAATCAGAATTTTACCATTAAATGGCCTGAGACTGTTGCAGTATTGCTTGGACCAGCTTCTTTATCAATGCAAACAGGTAGCATTCATCAAACCAGACGCAAATTATTATCCCAAGCATTTCAACCCAGAGCTTTAGCAAGTTATACACCTGCAATGGTAGAAATTACTAATAGCTATTTACAGAAATGGGCAAATTTAGGTCAATTAACCTGGTATCCTGAACTGAGACAATATACTTTTGATGTAGCTTGTAAATTATTAGTAGGAACAGATACTACTAATGATCATCATTTTACTGAATTATTTGAAGAATGGTCTGGGGGTTTATTTACTCTTTCCATTCGTTTACCTTGGACTAAATTTAGTAAAGCTTTGAAATGCCGAGAGCAGTTGTTAACCAAAATTGAACAAATTATTTTACAACGTCAAAAACAACCCAGTTCTGAACAAGATGCTTTAGGTTTATTATTAAATGCAAAGGATGAAGATGGTAATAGTTTGAGCATAGACGAACTCAAAGACCAAATTCTCACTTTGTTGTTTGCTGGACATGAAACCTTAACTTCTGCATTGTCTTCTTTTTGTTTGCTGTTAGCACAAAAACCGGAAATTTTAGCAGCAGCAAGGAAGGAACAGCAGCAAATAACTTGTACAGATATGCTAACATCTGAACATCTGAAACAAATGACTTATTTAGATCAAATACTCAAGGAAGTCTTGCGAGTTATTCCCCCTGTTGGTGGTGGGTTTCGGGAAGTAATTCAAAGTTGTGAATTTAATGGATATCGCATTCCTCAAGGTTGGAGTTTATTATATCAAATTGGAAAAACACATCAAGATGAAACTATATATAAAGATGCTCAAAATTTCGATCCAGAACGGTTTGATCCAACTAGGGCTGAGGATAAATCTAAGCCTTTTAGTTATGTGACTTTTGGGGGTGGAATGAGAGAATGTGTAGGTAAAGAATTTGCTAAGTTGGAGATGAAAATATTTGCAGCTTTGCTGTTACGTGGTTATGAATGGGAACTTGTAGCGGGACAAAATCTGGATTTAATAATGATACCCACATCCCAACCCCGTGATGGTTTAAAGGTAATTTTCGGTTCTATTTAATTTGTACTAAATCCCCGACTTCGGGGAGAAGTTAGGGATCGTGTAGTTCATCTAGTTCATCAATTACCAGCAGGTGAAGTAGCATGAATTAGCTCTGGTTTTTCTTCAGTAGCAGGAAGCTCAATAGTTTGAGCCGATGTCGGGCGTTGATCACGCTTCAGAGTTTGCACTTTCACAGGTTGACCTGTTTCAATAGATTGGTAGAGTGCTTGAATAATGCCAACATCATTCAATCCTTCTATTCCTGACGGTTCTGGGTCTTTATTTTGAAGAATGCAATCTGAGAAATAGGTGAATTCAGCTGCTAGTTGATCATGGCTCTCAAAGGTGCGTTCTTGGGTTTCACCATTAATAGTCAGATAATGCTTAATTTCTCCATGCCAAGTATAAGCAGATTCTACTCGGATGTCGCCTTTAGTGCCTACAACCTGATAATTAGAAACTTTTGCTGCGCCAAAACTACAGGTAAATGTTGCTAGTCGTTCGTTGGGAAAACGCAGGATAACACTAGTCATTTCTTCTACTTCGCTGAAGCGTTGTTCTCCTTTAGTAGCAGCTACAGCAAACACTTCGGTTGGTTCATCTTGAAACAGATAGCGTGCGGCATTGATGCAGTAAATACCAATATCATAAATTGTTCCCCCACCTGTAATCTCTCGTAAACGAATGTTGCCTTGTTCTACTTGTTGAGAGAATACAGAGTTGAAAAGTCTTGGTTCACCAATTTGGTGCGATGGGCTATGCCCCGCCGAAGGCGATCGCACTATTTCTACTGCTTGTAAATTTGCTGGTTCTAGATGTAAGCGATAAGCAATCATCAATTTTACACCATTTTCATTGGCAGCTTTTATCATTGCCTCGCACTCTTTTTCTGTCACAGCCATTGGCTTTTCACAAAGTATATGAATGGACTGATTAGCTGCCCGCACAGTAAAATCACAATGTAGATGATTGGGTAATGCAATATAAACAGCATCAATATCACCGCTTGTCAGACAGTCTTCATACTCATCATATGAATAAGTATGCTGAATGCCATACTTTTTGCTGAGTTCTTCACGTTTTGTCGGGTCATCAGAAACTAGAGCAACTAATTCAGAGTTATCGGCAGAAGTAAATGCAGGTAAAGCTGCTTCTTGAGCAAACCAACCTAAACCCACAACGGCATAACGAATTTTGTGCTTTTCGTTTGTTGTTGTCATTTTTAGACCTCTTGATGAAGAACTTGTTTGAAAAAGTCAGTAAGCATTCGGCTATCAGATACCAGCAGTCAAGCAAAACCGTTTTTAAGGCTAAGTTTAGAGGATTTTCAGTTAGGGAGACTGACACTAAAAGCCATTCCTAATTCCTCGGTAAAATGCTCATAAATTCCAGCTTTTACTGATAGCTATTCACTGACGGCTGAATGCCGAAAAAAATCATTCTTTTAGGCTAATGAAATTTTTTAAGTATTCCATCATACTGATGAGATAACTTTAAGCATACTTCTAATCATACTTAGGAAATACTTTCTTCCTGGCAGATGGTCTTTGGGATGGCAGCTTTTATAGCTACAGGGAACTCTTAACGGGGAACGGGGAAGAGAGTTTTGGTGAATTTACTTTTTGTTACATACTACTCTTCGAGAAGCCGCTACGCGTCTACGGTTTTTTCCCACCGATTTACTTAGTTGCTATATTTTACAATACAATCAATTATGGCTCTTGAGTACATAATATGCAAAATCTGAACAAAAAAATCTTATAAAGCTTGCTACGTATAAGAAATCAGCCATATTTTTGAATATTATGGCAAAATATTCTCTCTTTCCCCTGTTAAGAGTTCCCTTTTACCGACTGGTAATTTAGTATAACAAGTACCGAAGATCCTCAATTATTAATTGAATTAGCTGCAAATGTTGGGATTTCTGTTTCTTCTTCGTTTGGCAAGAGGTGAATAAATAGCAGCGGTAAAAGGGCAATTGAATTAGTGATTATCACTAATAACCATAGGGTATCAAAGTTAGTTTCGGTAATGCCTAACCAGTGCATAATTAATGCCCCAAACTCTCTGGAAATAGCTCCTCCTAAATTGAAGATTGACATTAGGAGTGCAAATAATGTTGCTTCTATTCCCAAAGGACAAATTCTTGCTGCTAATACCATCACAGGCATGAATGCGATTTGTCCCATGACGGCGAGAATTAAGCTATCACCTAAACTAAACCATTGATCATCTATTCCCAAAGCTCTATTTGTGTGTGTAACTAACAGTAACATCGTCATTCTTAATAGTGCGGAAATGACGATACTCCAACCACAAATTACCCGAAACGGGACGCTTTTGAGGAAACGTTGGAAAATCCAAATACCAATTAATGAGGCTAAACTTGTAACTAAATGGACTCTGCCTAAAAATTCTGGTTTAAAGTGCAGTTCGTTGGTGAAAAAGTAGAAAAATGCTGCTTCTCCACTGGGGGTAGATTGCCAGATAAATATAAATGCTGTGGGTAGCCAAATTGCTTTTTGTGTAAAGGCTTGGCGTAGTTGTTTGAGTTGAGTTTGGATGCTGAGGGGATGATTCTGGTGATGCTGTGGGGCATCTTTGTTAACTCGTGTTTCACTAATTAACCAAGCTACCACTGAAATAATTAACGGAAATAAAGCAGTGACTAAAAATACTGTGCGGGTGGTGAAATATTCTAGCAGCAACCCACTAAAATAAGCTGTTATTAACCCTCCCAGGGCGGTAGCACCCCAACATAAAGATTGTAGAGAACCTGCTTTGGCCTGAGATTCTACTCTGGCACGTTCGACAACGAGGGAGTCAACTATAACATCACTGAAGGCAACAGAGAGGGAAGACAGAGCGATCGCTATTGTTGCAGCCCAGCTACTATGAACTATTGTACCCAAACTCACCCAAGCAGCAGACCCCAATATCCCAGATAACACCAAATAGGGACGGCGACGGTAGCCAAATATGGGCAAACCATCGGAAATAAAGCCAAATAATGGCTTAATCATCCAAGGTAGGGCAACTATCCCCAACAGTGCTGATACCTCAACTGGACTCAGATGTAATTCATCTTTCAGGAAAAAGCTAACAGCTAGACGCGCTAACCCTAATATGCCTTGAACAAAGTAGACTGCAAGGATCGCAATTAATTCTGGCTTAGGTTCATTACCTAAGAGAATTTTTTTGGTTACTGAGTCTTTGACTTTGGACAAGCCAGAGGAGTGAATCAGCATTTTATGAATATTCTTTAAGTTTTCTCTACTTTTCTATCATATCTATATACGGATAATGTTATCAGCTATTTTAGTCACAAACTTTAAACCAAAGCGCCAGCGCCATCTATAGCTGGATGCTTGTTATCAACTAATATGCACTTGTGTTTACCACTCTATATCACTCTACTCTACTGAATTAACCGTAGAGGGAGTAACTACTCCTGTATTACGGGTTTCCAAATGATTAGATAAGCGACTGATGGTCAACAGTGGTACTTCTTGCCGACACGACAGGCAAAACCAATACAGTTCACCATGTCGGACATGACGCAGGATTGCTCCACCGCAGCATGGGCAAGTGTTGGCTCTATTACTCATACCAATGTCCTCCTAAAAAAAAGTTTGTTGTTGTAATCAGGCAAAAAATTTTGATTAAACTCGAATGGATGTATCTGTTAAAGTGCCAACCATTCTTCTTGGTGACATAAATTGCATATTTGGGGATATTTTCTCTGGAAAATTGACCTAATATGCTAAATTTTGTGATTTTTGGTTTGGTCTACAAAGAGTGTCAACATCATATATATTAATTTATGGATTTGACATCACCTGTGACCAATCGTGAGATCATTTTATGAGGACAAAGCATTTGTACTTACTCTTCTTAGATTTAAGTTAACTTTTCTGATTTGTAAAAGTGTAATTCCGGTTAACTGTACTATTAACTCACTCACAAATATAATGTCACAGTTGCATTAATAGCTAACAATTAACTTCATTATAAATTTACCAGTGAGTATTTAGTATTTTCATCTATCTTGGGGATCATGATCAATTAAAATATTCTGTAACCTAACTTACATTTTTTTTACTTTTGTATTTGCGAATACGACTTTACAGCAGGGATCAACTACTTATAGCCTATTTTGGCGTGAATGGGAGCTAGAAAAAAAAATTAACACTCAAAAATGGTTACAAAAAAGTTACATATTTTATATTTCTTAATTTTCCACAATACTGATAAATAACTCATGAAAATCGCTACTTGGAATGTCAATTCAATTCGTACACGTTTAGAACAGGTTATCAACTGGTTAAATGAAAATCCTGTTGATGTTATGTGTTTGCAGGAAACAAAGGTTGTAGATAAGGATTTTCCCCTAGAGCCTTTTGAAAACTTAGGCTATCATCCTTATATTTACGGACAGAAAGCTTATAACGGCGTTGCACTCATTAGCCGTCAACCACTGGAAGATGTCAGTATGGGATTCTGTTCAATTTTGCCAGAGTTAGACCCACAATGGGACGAACAAAAGCGGGTAATTACTGGTGTTATTGATGGAGTGAGAATTGTTAATCTTTACGTTCCTAACGGTTCGGCTGTAGGAAGTGAGAAATATGAATACAAGCTGCGTTGGTTGACCGTGTTGCAGAAATATTTGCAGGTGCTGTTGTTATCCAACCCTGCTATTTCTATGTGTGGTGATTTTAATATTGCTTTGGAAGATATAGATATTAATGACAAAGTGAAGATAGAAAATCACATTATGGCATCAGCACCAGAACGCCAAGCTTTACGGGATATCCTTTCACTGGGTTTTACTGATGCTTTTCGTAAATTTAACAGTGAAGGGGGAAATTATAGCTGGTGGGATTATCGGACTGCGGCTTTTAGAAGGAATTTAGGATGGAGAATAGACCATCATTATTTAACACCTGTTTTGTGCGATCGCGCTCAAAGTTGCATTATTGATGTTGCACCCAGGAAGTTAGAACAACCTAGTGATCATACGCCAGTAGTTGTGGAGTTTTAGTTGGCACAGTTTACGGAAGAGAATTTTGAGCGATCGCATTGCATACAGCAGGAGTCAGGAGTAAAACTGGCTTTGTGTATAGGTTTCAATTTAGATTCTGTACCTCATTGATCTGCAATCTGCTGTATAAACTTATGAAACAAATTGCGATCGCCTACGGCAACATTAACTTATAAACCAGAAAGCGATACCTAGTGATCATACGTCGGTGGTGGTAGAAAATCACCGTAATCCTGTCTTTTGATAGA includes these proteins:
- a CDS encoding Glu/Leu/Phe/Val family dehydrogenase, producing the protein MVTTSRPVWENHSPAHICPFDQACSYLEWAAKELKLDPGLLEILSHPRKVVTVSIPVKMDNGEVRVLAGHRVQHSDILGPYKGGIRYHPAVTLREVSALAMLMTWKCALLGIPYGGAKGGIPIDPKKYSVGELERISRRYISELIKDIGPSVDIPAPDMGTSAREMAWMMDTYSVNVGHAVPGIVTGKPLSVGGSLGREMATGRGVMIIVREALADQGRSLPGVRIAIQGFGNVGGAAAELLHQEGAKIIAVSSGAGGVFSETGLDIPALKAYAAENHRSVVGFPQATPISNADLLTLPCDVLIPAALENQITEENVDHIQAQFVAEAANGPVTLEANRVLEARGVTVLPDILANAGGVVVSYLEWVQGLSYLFWDEERVNREMEHLMVNAYRQVIQQAQARRVNLRLAAYTLGVGRVAQALTDRGLYP
- a CDS encoding cytochrome P450, producing MKTQATKSQNQLPLPPGNLGLPVIGETISFLSDPDFATKRQKKYGNIFKTNLFGSPTIMMIGAEANRFIFSGENQNFTIKWPETVAVLLGPASLSMQTGSIHQTRRKLLSQAFQPRALASYTPAMVEITNSYLQKWANLGQLTWYPELRQYTFDVACKLLVGTDTTNDHHFTELFEEWSGGLFTLSIRLPWTKFSKALKCREQLLTKIEQIILQRQKQPSSEQDALGLLLNAKDEDGNSLSIDELKDQILTLLFAGHETLTSALSSFCLLLAQKPEILAAARKEQQQITCTDMLTSEHLKQMTYLDQILKEVLRVIPPVGGGFREVIQSCEFNGYRIPQGWSLLYQIGKTHQDETIYKDAQNFDPERFDPTRAEDKSKPFSYVTFGGGMRECVGKEFAKLEMKIFAALLLRGYEWELVAGQNLDLIMIPTSQPRDGLKVIFGSI
- a CDS encoding Gfo/Idh/MocA family protein; the encoded protein is MTTTNEKHKIRYAVVGLGWFAQEAALPAFTSADNSELVALVSDDPTKREELSKKYGIQHTYSYDEYEDCLTSGDIDAVYIALPNHLHCDFTVRAANQSIHILCEKPMAVTEKECEAMIKAANENGVKLMIAYRLHLEPANLQAVEIVRSPSAGHSPSHQIGEPRLFNSVFSQQVEQGNIRLREITGGGTIYDIGIYCINAARYLFQDEPTEVFAVAATKGEQRFSEVEEMTSVILRFPNERLATFTCSFGAAKVSNYQVVGTKGDIRVESAYTWHGEIKHYLTINGETQERTFESHDQLAAEFTYFSDCILQNKDPEPSGIEGLNDVGIIQALYQSIETGQPVKVQTLKRDQRPTSAQTIELPATEEKPELIHATSPAGN
- a CDS encoding folate/biopterin family MFS transporter, translating into MLIHSSGLSKVKDSVTKKILLGNEPKPELIAILAVYFVQGILGLARLAVSFFLKDELHLSPVEVSALLGIVALPWMIKPLFGFISDGLPIFGYRRRPYLVLSGILGSAAWVSLGTIVHSSWAATIAIALSSLSVAFSDVIVDSLVVERARVESQAKAGSLQSLCWGATALGGLITAYFSGLLLEYFTTRTVFLVTALFPLIISVVAWLISETRVNKDAPQHHQNHPLSIQTQLKQLRQAFTQKAIWLPTAFIFIWQSTPSGEAAFFYFFTNELHFKPEFLGRVHLVTSLASLIGIWIFQRFLKSVPFRVICGWSIVISALLRMTMLLLVTHTNRALGIDDQWFSLGDSLILAVMGQIAFMPVMVLAARICPLGIEATLFALLMSIFNLGGAISREFGALIMHWLGITETNFDTLWLLVIITNSIALLPLLFIHLLPNEEETEIPTFAANSINN
- the xth gene encoding exodeoxyribonuclease III → MKIATWNVNSIRTRLEQVINWLNENPVDVMCLQETKVVDKDFPLEPFENLGYHPYIYGQKAYNGVALISRQPLEDVSMGFCSILPELDPQWDEQKRVITGVIDGVRIVNLYVPNGSAVGSEKYEYKLRWLTVLQKYLQVLLLSNPAISMCGDFNIALEDIDINDKVKIENHIMASAPERQALRDILSLGFTDAFRKFNSEGGNYSWWDYRTAAFRRNLGWRIDHHYLTPVLCDRAQSCIIDVAPRKLEQPSDHTPVVVEF